One Micromonospora sp. FIMYZ51 genomic window carries:
- a CDS encoding heavy metal translocating P-type ATPase, whose translation MTTSRPLPAATNLIELAIGGMTCASCAARIEKKLNRMDGVRATVNYATEKATVSYDAPVTPDELIATVEKTGYRATLPPPPGAAEPEAAEPADELRSLRTRLWVSAVLTVPVIALAMVPAWQFTYWQWLSLTLAAPVVVYGGLPFHRAALVNLRHGAATMDTLVSVGTLAAFGWSLWALFLGTAGTPGMTHPFSLDIGRTDGAGNIYLEAAAGVTTFILAGRYFEARAKRTAGAALRALLELGAKDVSVLRDGVEARIPVDKLVVGDTFLVRPGEKIATDGTVAEGSSAVDASLVTGESVPVEVGVGDPVIGGCVNAGGRLVVTATRVGADTQLAQMARLVEQAQTGKAAVQRLADRISGIFVPIVIALAAATLGWWLGTGGGPGAAFTAAVAVLIIACPCALGLATPTALLVGTGRGAQFGILIKGPAALESTKRVDTVVLDKTGTVTTGRMTLLDVTPGAGEATAEVLRLAAALESGSEHPVARAIVAGAADARQLPPVTGFANVEGLGVTGTVQGRQVLAGRPRLLRDRRLDVPDDLARAAADAQAAGRTAVLVGWDGRARGVLAVADQVKPTSREAVRRLRALGLTPVLLTGDNATVARTVAAEVGIDEVIAEVLPAEKVEVVTRLQAEGRAVAMVGDGVNDAAALAQADLGLAMGTGTDVAIEASDLTLVRDDLLAAVDAIRLARRTLGTIKGNLFWAFAYNVAALPLAAAGLLNPMIAGAAMAFSSVFVVANSLRLRRFRPVT comes from the coding sequence ATGACCACGAGCAGACCGCTGCCGGCGGCGACGAACCTGATCGAGCTCGCCATCGGCGGCATGACCTGTGCCTCCTGCGCCGCCCGGATCGAGAAGAAACTCAACCGGATGGACGGCGTACGGGCCACAGTCAACTACGCCACCGAGAAGGCCACCGTCTCCTACGACGCGCCGGTCACGCCGGACGAGCTGATCGCCACGGTGGAGAAGACCGGTTACCGGGCGACACTGCCACCGCCGCCCGGCGCCGCCGAGCCGGAAGCCGCCGAGCCGGCGGACGAGCTGCGGAGCCTGCGTACCCGGCTGTGGGTGTCGGCGGTGTTGACCGTGCCGGTGATCGCGCTGGCCATGGTGCCGGCCTGGCAGTTCACCTACTGGCAGTGGTTGTCGCTGACGCTTGCCGCCCCGGTCGTGGTCTACGGCGGGCTGCCGTTCCACCGGGCCGCGCTGGTCAACCTGCGACACGGTGCCGCGACCATGGACACCCTGGTCTCGGTGGGTACGCTTGCCGCCTTCGGCTGGTCGCTCTGGGCGCTGTTCCTCGGCACCGCCGGTACGCCGGGGATGACCCACCCGTTCAGCCTCGACATCGGCCGCACCGACGGTGCCGGCAACATCTACCTTGAGGCGGCGGCCGGGGTGACCACCTTCATCCTCGCCGGGCGCTACTTCGAGGCCCGCGCGAAGCGGACCGCCGGGGCGGCGCTGCGGGCGCTGCTGGAACTCGGCGCCAAGGACGTCTCGGTGCTGCGCGACGGGGTGGAGGCCCGGATCCCGGTCGACAAGCTCGTGGTGGGGGACACCTTCCTGGTCCGGCCCGGCGAGAAGATCGCCACCGACGGGACGGTGGCGGAGGGCAGCTCGGCGGTTGACGCGAGCCTGGTGACCGGTGAGTCGGTGCCGGTCGAGGTGGGCGTGGGTGACCCGGTGATCGGCGGCTGCGTCAACGCCGGTGGGCGGCTGGTGGTCACCGCCACCCGGGTCGGTGCCGACACCCAGCTGGCGCAGATGGCCCGGCTGGTCGAGCAGGCGCAGACCGGCAAGGCCGCCGTGCAGCGGCTCGCCGACCGCATCTCGGGGATCTTCGTACCGATCGTGATCGCGCTGGCCGCCGCCACCCTGGGCTGGTGGCTGGGCACCGGGGGCGGGCCGGGTGCCGCCTTCACCGCTGCGGTGGCCGTCCTGATCATCGCCTGCCCGTGCGCCCTCGGCCTGGCCACGCCCACCGCGCTGCTGGTCGGCACCGGACGTGGCGCCCAGTTCGGCATCCTGATCAAGGGGCCGGCCGCGTTGGAGTCCACGAAGCGGGTGGACACCGTGGTGCTGGACAAGACCGGCACGGTCACCACCGGCCGGATGACCCTGCTCGACGTGACGCCCGGCGCGGGCGAAGCGACCGCCGAGGTGCTGCGGTTGGCCGCCGCCCTGGAGTCCGGCTCGGAACACCCGGTGGCGCGGGCGATCGTGGCCGGTGCCGCCGACGCTCGTCAACTTCCCCCGGTCACCGGCTTCGCCAACGTCGAGGGGCTCGGTGTGACCGGCACCGTGCAGGGCCGCCAGGTGCTGGCGGGCCGGCCCCGGCTGCTGCGCGACCGGAGGCTGGACGTACCGGACGATCTCGCCCGGGCGGCGGCCGACGCGCAGGCCGCGGGACGCACGGCGGTGCTCGTCGGTTGGGACGGTCGGGCGCGCGGCGTGCTCGCCGTGGCCGACCAGGTCAAGCCGACCAGCCGGGAGGCGGTACGGCGGCTGCGCGCCCTCGGCCTGACCCCGGTGCTGCTCACCGGCGACAACGCCACGGTCGCCCGGACGGTGGCCGCCGAGGTCGGCATCGACGAGGTGATCGCGGAGGTGCTGCCGGCGGAGAAGGTGGAGGTGGTCACCCGCCTCCAGGCCGAGGGTCGCGCGGTGGCGATGGTCGGCGACGGGGTGAACGACGCCGCCGCGCTCGCCCAGGCCGATCTCGGGCTGGCCATGGGCACCGGTACGGATGTGGCGATCGAGGCGTCCGACCTCACCCTGGTGCGCGACGACCTGCTGGCCGCGGTGGACGCCATCCGGCTGGCCCGGCGCACCCTGGGCACCATCAAGGGCAACCTGTTCTGGGCCTTCGCGTACAACGTCGCGGCCCTGCCGCTGGCCGCCGCCGGGCTACTCAATCCGATGATCGCCGGTGCGGCGATGGCCTTCTCCTCGGTCTTCGTGGTGGCCAACAGCCTTCGGCTGCGGCGGTTCCGTCCGGTCACCTGA
- a CDS encoding cation transporter produces MVTTTYQVQGMTCGHCVNAVSAEVGALPGVNEVQVDLATGRVTVNSAQPLADDAVRAAVDEAGYELVGGAADQRR; encoded by the coding sequence ATGGTCACCACGACGTACCAGGTGCAGGGCATGACCTGCGGGCACTGCGTCAACGCGGTGAGCGCCGAGGTCGGTGCGCTGCCCGGGGTCAACGAGGTACAGGTCGACCTCGCCACCGGTCGGGTCACCGTCAACAGCGCGCAGCCGCTGGCCGACGACGCGGTCCGCGCCGCCGTCGACGAGGCCGGATACGAACTGGTCGGCGGCGCAGCCGACCAGCGGCGGTAG
- a CDS encoding helix-turn-helix domain-containing protein: protein MATMATTGERESARNWTFLTNHAHVLLAIARNPTARLREVAVEVGVTERAAQAIVADLEAGGYLRRTRVGRRNEYTINPAGRFRHPAEADRQVGDLLALFTEPVTGATTEHR from the coding sequence ATGGCCACCATGGCGACCACAGGCGAACGGGAAAGCGCCCGTAACTGGACTTTCCTCACAAATCACGCCCACGTACTGCTCGCCATCGCCCGCAACCCGACCGCCCGGCTGCGCGAGGTGGCGGTCGAGGTGGGAGTCACCGAGCGGGCCGCACAGGCCATCGTCGCCGATCTGGAGGCGGGCGGTTACCTGCGGCGCACCCGGGTCGGCCGCCGCAACGAGTACACCATCAACCCGGCCGGCCGGTTCCGTCACCCGGCCGAGGCCGACCGCCAGGTCGGCGACCTGCTGGCTCTGTTCACGGAGCCGGTGACCGGCGCAACCACCGAGCACCGGTGA
- a CDS encoding YibE/F family protein, protein MGADHTRSAPPTPPGVRRILVVTVVPLFLVTLIAALVLWPTDAPRPEAADDTPRHHGTVTRVVTETCPPNPAVPEGTPTTAAGPCGTVTVRVQDGPDAGQEVQTPIPAGPGAPRVSTGDEVILVALFDPEDPSISTYNIAEHQRGTPLIWLAVLFAAAIVAFGRLRGLAALAGLAASFGILLTFVLPGISAGNPPLLVAIVGSALIMFVVLYVTHGISAQTSVAVLGTLGSLVLTGLLGLIATRATHLTGFGSEDATTLSMFRADVDLHGLLLAGIIIGSLGVLDDVTVTQAAAVTELRHANPNFSRRELYRAATRVGRAHIASVVNTIILAYAGASLPLLLLLTADSRALGQIVTSEFLAQEIVRSVVATLGLIAAVPLTTALAALVTTAGQQRGRVGGDPAGPDDDDDSRVSRPATDRAEALHALSTPRTRNTSTATPPGWPDPDRSTDTTW, encoded by the coding sequence ATGGGCGCCGACCACACCCGTTCCGCTCCGCCCACCCCGCCCGGGGTGCGGCGGATCCTCGTCGTGACGGTGGTCCCCCTCTTTCTGGTCACCCTGATCGCCGCCCTGGTGCTCTGGCCCACGGACGCCCCCCGGCCGGAGGCGGCCGACGACACCCCCCGTCACCACGGCACGGTCACCCGGGTGGTGACCGAGACCTGTCCGCCCAACCCGGCGGTCCCGGAGGGCACGCCGACGACAGCGGCCGGCCCGTGCGGCACGGTCACCGTCCGGGTGCAGGACGGCCCCGACGCGGGCCAGGAGGTGCAGACGCCCATCCCGGCCGGGCCCGGCGCGCCCCGGGTCAGCACCGGTGACGAGGTCATCCTGGTCGCGCTCTTCGACCCGGAGGATCCGTCGATCAGCACGTACAACATCGCCGAGCACCAGCGGGGCACGCCGCTGATCTGGCTGGCGGTGCTCTTCGCCGCCGCCATCGTCGCCTTCGGCCGGCTGCGCGGCCTGGCCGCGCTGGCCGGCCTGGCCGCCAGCTTCGGCATCCTGTTGACCTTCGTGCTGCCCGGCATCAGCGCCGGCAATCCGCCGCTGCTGGTCGCCATCGTCGGCTCGGCGTTGATCATGTTCGTGGTGCTGTACGTGACCCACGGCATCTCCGCGCAGACCTCGGTGGCCGTGCTGGGCACCCTCGGCAGTCTGGTGCTCACCGGGCTACTCGGCCTGATCGCGACCAGGGCCACCCACCTGACCGGCTTCGGCAGCGAGGACGCCACCACGCTCTCCATGTTCCGGGCCGACGTCGACCTGCACGGCCTGCTGCTGGCCGGCATCATCATCGGATCGCTTGGCGTGCTCGACGACGTCACGGTCACCCAGGCCGCAGCGGTCACCGAGTTGCGGCACGCCAACCCGAACTTCTCTCGCCGTGAGCTGTACCGCGCGGCGACCCGGGTGGGGCGGGCCCACATCGCCTCCGTGGTCAACACCATCATCCTGGCGTACGCCGGCGCGTCGCTGCCGCTGCTGCTCCTGCTCACCGCCGACTCCCGCGCCCTCGGGCAGATCGTGACGAGCGAGTTCCTCGCCCAGGAGATCGTCCGCAGCGTGGTGGCCACGCTCGGGTTGATCGCCGCCGTACCGCTCACCACCGCCCTGGCGGCACTGGTGACCACGGCCGGGCAGCAGCGCGGCAGGGTCGGTGGCGACCCCGCCGGCCCGGACGACGATGACGATTCCAGGGTTTCCCGGCCGGCGACGGACCGGGCCGAGGCGCTGCACGCCCTCAGCACACCGCGTACCCGCAACACGTCCACCGCCACCCCGCCGGGGTGGCCCGACCCGGACAGGAGCACGGACACCACATGGTGA
- a CDS encoding AI-2E family transporter, which translates to MVAARAGRTPEDRPDRGAGPRQTWAALPWLVRTAVVWSACLVVISAGFYLLAQITMLITPLAIAVAATLFLAALLDPVQLALRRLRLPAALAALLTVLLLLVILGSVGVLVWNLTANQFGELADELRQGLGRTRDLITSTLPVTDEQLDGLLDQLRQAATSQEVDPVSSARTVAEVFGSALLALVLLFFLLKDGRAMWHWTLDRMTGRNREIATKAGRVGWRTLGSYSRGTMLIAAIDAIGIGLALVLLGVPLAFPLALITFIGGFVPIIGATVAGAVAVLVALAADGPTTALLTLAAVIAVQQMEGNLLEPLVMKRQVRLHPVVILVAVTAGTLIAGIAGAFVAVPIAAVAWRVIDTVQRERQSEPQPPPKPKPQPEPPPTPA; encoded by the coding sequence GTGGTCGCAGCGCGTGCCGGGCGGACGCCCGAAGATAGGCCGGACCGGGGTGCCGGACCACGACAGACCTGGGCGGCCCTACCCTGGCTGGTCCGCACCGCGGTGGTGTGGAGCGCCTGCCTGGTGGTGATCTCCGCCGGCTTCTACCTGCTGGCCCAGATCACCATGCTGATCACCCCGTTGGCCATCGCGGTGGCCGCCACCCTGTTCCTCGCCGCGCTGCTGGACCCGGTGCAGCTGGCGCTGCGCCGGCTGCGACTGCCCGCCGCACTGGCCGCTCTGCTCACCGTGCTCCTGTTGCTCGTCATCCTGGGCAGCGTCGGGGTGCTGGTCTGGAACCTGACCGCGAACCAGTTCGGCGAACTGGCCGACGAGCTGCGCCAGGGCCTGGGGCGCACCCGCGACCTGATCACCTCCACGTTGCCGGTCACCGACGAGCAGCTCGACGGGCTGCTCGACCAGCTGCGTCAGGCCGCCACCTCGCAGGAGGTCGACCCGGTCTCCAGCGCCCGTACCGTCGCGGAGGTGTTCGGCTCCGCCCTGCTCGCCTTGGTACTGCTCTTCTTCCTGCTCAAGGACGGCCGGGCGATGTGGCACTGGACGCTGGACCGGATGACCGGGCGGAACCGGGAGATCGCCACCAAGGCCGGTCGGGTCGGCTGGCGGACCCTCGGCTCGTACAGCCGGGGCACCATGCTTATCGCGGCGATCGACGCGATCGGAATCGGCCTGGCCCTGGTCCTGCTCGGCGTACCGCTGGCGTTTCCGCTGGCGTTGATCACCTTCATTGGCGGGTTCGTACCGATCATCGGTGCCACCGTGGCCGGCGCGGTCGCCGTGCTTGTGGCGCTGGCCGCCGACGGCCCGACCACCGCCCTGCTCACCCTGGCCGCGGTGATCGCCGTCCAACAGATGGAGGGCAACCTGCTGGAACCACTTGTCATGAAACGCCAGGTACGACTACATCCGGTGGTGATCCTGGTGGCGGTGACCGCCGGCACCCTGATCGCCGGCATCGCCGGTGCCTTCGTCGCCGTCCCGATCGCCGCCGTCGCCTGGCGCGTCATCGACACCGTCCAACGCGAACGCCAATCCGAACCCCAACCCCCACCCAAACCCAAGCCTCAACCCGAACCCCCACCCACCCCCGCCTAA
- a CDS encoding sensor histidine kinase: protein MRIGPAAGRTGYHHEALCYGSDEELLAVVVPFLLGGVEAGEPTFVALGERTGGLVRRALPADAKVEFLTGGDIYARPAVAIRTYRRLLADLTSGGAAQIRIIGEVPRIALGPTWDWWARYEAAINRAYDDWPLWSMCAYDTRSTPEAVRADVCVTHPYLVTPDGRCRPNADYLAPETFLRQQRPVPPDPIQASPPLVDLLGPSAGQARAAVQHASRGLLPQDEFDDFLVAVSEIVTNGLRHGQPPVRFRLWVGTDRVVATVSDSGTGPDDPYAGLLPSGAGEVGGLGLWITHQSCNHVTHYRDADGFTLRLTAGRPPAG, encoded by the coding sequence GTGAGAATCGGGCCCGCCGCCGGCCGCACCGGCTACCACCACGAAGCCCTGTGCTACGGCTCCGACGAGGAGTTGCTGGCGGTCGTGGTGCCGTTCCTGCTCGGCGGGGTCGAAGCGGGTGAGCCCACCTTCGTGGCGCTCGGCGAGCGCACCGGTGGGCTGGTCCGCCGCGCCCTGCCCGCCGATGCGAAGGTCGAGTTCCTGACCGGCGGGGACATCTACGCCCGGCCCGCCGTCGCCATCCGCACGTACCGCCGGCTCCTCGCCGACCTGACATCGGGCGGGGCGGCCCAGATCCGGATCATCGGGGAGGTTCCCCGGATCGCCCTCGGTCCCACCTGGGACTGGTGGGCCCGCTACGAGGCGGCGATCAACCGGGCGTACGACGACTGGCCACTGTGGAGCATGTGCGCGTACGACACCCGGAGCACGCCGGAGGCGGTGCGGGCCGACGTCTGCGTCACTCACCCGTACCTCGTCACGCCCGACGGCCGGTGCCGGCCCAACGCCGACTACCTGGCGCCCGAGACGTTCCTACGCCAGCAGCGGCCGGTGCCACCCGATCCGATCCAGGCGTCCCCGCCGCTTGTCGACCTGCTCGGCCCGAGCGCCGGCCAGGCCCGGGCGGCGGTGCAGCACGCCAGCCGTGGACTGCTGCCGCAGGACGAGTTCGACGACTTCCTGGTCGCCGTCAGCGAGATCGTGACCAACGGGCTACGGCACGGCCAGCCGCCGGTCCGGTTCCGGCTCTGGGTCGGTACGGACCGCGTGGTGGCCACGGTCAGCGACAGCGGCACCGGGCCGGACGACCCGTACGCCGGGTTGCTCCCGTCCGGTGCCGGCGAGGTGGGCGGGCTGGGTCTCTGGATCACCCACCAGTCGTGCAACCACGTCACCCACTACCGGGACGCCGACGGCTTCACGTTGCGACTCACCGCCGGCCGCCCGCCGGCCGGATAG
- a CDS encoding MFS transporter, producing the protein MMRGRAVGALIGLSGGTFLYTTAEALPVGLLLTMATDLTVSPAQVGLLVTAYGAVVVVASVPLTALARRIPRRPLLSALLAGFVVSTAVTAFAGSFVLVLAARLVTAATHALFWAVVVPAAAELFRPGLRGRVVAIVFAGGNIALLLGVPAGTWLGERAGWRTSYLAVAALGAVVLVTVASLLPSTRPDQGHAARGATPDARRFWLLVAIAVLTTAGAIAGYTYVAVFVTEISGFAASSVGAILLARGIASVLGILAVGAVVDRRPWLVLGAVVALQSVALLGLYAVGHRPAASVGLLGLSGLAFAAFTATLGGLVLQVAPGRSDLAAATLSAAVNVGITAGALVGGLALERYGVRSTMLIGALLGGIALLLALGERLVPPATGQPAGSAAEVVRPSARRAPVPDRRPR; encoded by the coding sequence ATGATGCGCGGACGGGCTGTCGGAGCGTTGATCGGCTTGTCCGGCGGCACATTCCTCTACACCACCGCCGAGGCGCTCCCGGTCGGGCTGCTGCTCACGATGGCTACCGACCTCACCGTCTCGCCGGCTCAGGTGGGGCTGCTCGTCACCGCGTACGGCGCGGTGGTCGTGGTCGCCTCGGTCCCGTTGACGGCGCTGGCCAGAAGGATCCCCCGTCGCCCACTCCTGTCGGCGCTGCTGGCCGGGTTCGTCGTCAGCACGGCGGTCACCGCGTTCGCCGGCAGCTTCGTGCTCGTGCTGGCGGCCCGGCTGGTGACGGCGGCGACCCACGCCCTGTTCTGGGCGGTGGTGGTGCCGGCTGCGGCTGAACTGTTCCGACCCGGGCTGCGCGGGCGAGTGGTCGCCATCGTGTTCGCCGGCGGCAACATCGCGCTGCTGTTGGGCGTGCCGGCCGGTACCTGGCTGGGTGAGCGTGCCGGCTGGCGGACGTCGTACCTGGCGGTGGCCGCACTCGGCGCGGTCGTGCTGGTGACGGTGGCCTCGTTGCTGCCCTCGACCCGGCCCGATCAGGGGCACGCCGCCCGGGGTGCCACGCCCGACGCCCGCCGCTTCTGGTTGCTGGTCGCCATCGCCGTCCTGACCACCGCCGGTGCCATCGCCGGCTACACCTATGTCGCCGTCTTCGTCACCGAGATCAGTGGGTTCGCCGCCTCGTCGGTCGGGGCCATCCTGCTGGCCCGCGGCATCGCCAGCGTGCTGGGGATCCTCGCCGTCGGAGCGGTGGTGGACCGCCGCCCCTGGCTCGTCCTCGGTGCGGTCGTCGCGCTCCAGTCGGTGGCACTGCTCGGGCTGTACGCCGTGGGCCACCGGCCCGCAGCCTCCGTCGGCCTGCTCGGGCTGAGCGGGCTGGCGTTCGCCGCGTTCACCGCGACGCTCGGCGGTCTCGTCCTCCAGGTGGCACCCGGACGGTCCGACCTGGCCGCAGCCACCCTCTCCGCCGCGGTGAACGTGGGCATCACGGCTGGTGCCCTGGTCGGTGGCCTCGCCCTGGAGCGTTACGGCGTACGCAGCACGATGCTGATCGGCGCCCTGCTGGGCGGCATCGCGCTGCTGCTGGCCCTGGGCGAACGGCTCGTGCCGCCCGCCACCGGGCAGCCCGCCGGCAGCGCCGCCGAGGTTGTTCGGCCCTCGGCTAGGCGGGCACCGGTGCCCGACCGACGACCACGGTAG
- a CDS encoding CsbD family protein, producing the protein MGVEDKFNNTTENTAGKVKEGVGRATDNERLEAEGRADQSRSSLKQAGEKIKDAFRS; encoded by the coding sequence ATGGGTGTCGAGGACAAGTTCAACAACACCACCGAGAACACCGCCGGCAAGGTCAAGGAGGGCGTCGGCCGGGCCACGGACAACGAGCGGTTGGAGGCCGAAGGGCGTGCCGACCAGTCGCGCTCCAGCCTCAAGCAGGCCGGCGAGAAGATCAAGGACGCGTTCCGGAGCTGA
- a CDS encoding metal-sensitive transcriptional regulator, with amino-acid sequence MTTPAPIRGYTASKDQLLARLRRVEGQVRGIEKMVDEDRYCIDVLTQISAIQAALDKVALGLLDGHARHCMHEGAAEGRADEMATEMMAAVGRLMKRG; translated from the coding sequence ATGACCACACCTGCGCCGATCCGCGGCTACACCGCCAGCAAGGACCAGCTGCTCGCCCGGCTGCGTCGCGTCGAGGGTCAGGTCCGTGGCATCGAGAAGATGGTCGACGAGGACCGCTACTGCATCGACGTGCTCACCCAGATCTCCGCCATCCAGGCCGCGCTGGACAAGGTCGCCCTCGGTCTGCTCGACGGGCACGCCCGGCACTGCATGCACGAGGGTGCCGCCGAGGGACGCGCCGACGAGATGGCCACCGAGATGATGGCCGCCGTGGGCCGCCTGATGAAGCGCGGCTGA
- a CDS encoding sigma-70 family RNA polymerase sigma factor, translating to MTAVTDDITGYALAAGQGDHAAAAALVRATQHDVRRFLAHLPGVREVDDLVQETYLRAWRALPSFAGRSTARTWLLAIARRVAVDQVRAATCRPRTANLTDWQAAAEATPAGVCAGVDERVVLHGLLDGLAPERREAFVSTQLLGLSYAEAAQVCEVPVGTIRSRVARAREDLVAAMRPAAPGQHRRDRPGATG from the coding sequence ATGACAGCCGTGACCGACGACATCACCGGGTACGCCCTCGCGGCGGGCCAGGGCGACCACGCCGCGGCGGCGGCGCTCGTCCGTGCGACCCAGCACGACGTGCGCCGATTCCTGGCGCATCTGCCCGGGGTGCGGGAGGTCGACGACCTGGTCCAGGAGACGTATCTGCGCGCCTGGCGGGCCCTGCCGTCGTTCGCCGGCCGATCCACCGCACGGACCTGGCTGCTCGCCATCGCGCGGCGGGTCGCGGTGGACCAGGTGCGGGCGGCCACCTGCCGTCCCCGCACAGCGAACCTGACCGACTGGCAGGCCGCCGCCGAGGCGACGCCGGCCGGAGTGTGCGCCGGGGTGGACGAGCGGGTGGTGCTGCACGGCCTACTCGACGGCCTCGCCCCCGAACGTCGGGAGGCGTTCGTGAGCACCCAGTTGCTGGGCCTGTCGTACGCCGAGGCGGCGCAGGTCTGCGAGGTGCCGGTCGGCACCATCCGGTCGCGGGTGGCCCGGGCCCGGGAGGACCTGGTCGCGGCGATGCGGCCGGCCGCCCCCGGCCAGCACCGGCGGGACCGCCCCGGCGCGACCGGCTGA
- a CDS encoding carbonic anhydrase: MSRPGSISEQRAPEREFLTADVPGAPKRALAELIAGNRRFVTGTLRHPNQNASHRAAVAAEQHPFAVIVGCSDSRLAAEIIFDRGLGDLFVVRTAGHTVGPEVLGSVEYAVTVLRTPLVVVLGHDSCGAVQAARASVATGTTPPGHLSAVVDAVVPSLRRAREAGVDELDGIVDIHIAQTVEAMLESSETLAAEVAAGGCAVVGMSYRLAAGEVRAVTAQPAELADAPARAA, translated from the coding sequence ATGAGTCGACCCGGATCGATAAGCGAGCAGCGAGCACCGGAGCGGGAGTTCCTCACCGCGGACGTGCCGGGCGCCCCCAAGCGGGCGCTGGCCGAGTTGATCGCGGGCAACCGCCGCTTCGTCACCGGCACGCTCCGCCATCCCAACCAGAACGCCAGCCACCGGGCCGCTGTCGCGGCCGAGCAGCACCCCTTCGCGGTGATCGTCGGCTGCTCCGATTCCCGGCTCGCTGCCGAGATCATCTTCGACCGTGGGCTGGGTGACCTCTTCGTGGTCCGGACCGCCGGGCACACCGTCGGGCCCGAGGTGCTGGGCAGCGTCGAGTACGCGGTGACCGTGCTGCGTACGCCGCTTGTGGTGGTGCTCGGGCACGACTCGTGCGGTGCCGTGCAGGCGGCCCGTGCGTCGGTGGCGACCGGCACCACCCCGCCGGGTCACCTGAGTGCCGTGGTGGACGCGGTGGTGCCGAGCCTGCGCCGGGCCCGCGAGGCGGGCGTCGACGAGCTGGACGGGATCGTGGACATCCACATCGCGCAGACCGTGGAGGCGATGCTGGAGTCCTCCGAAACGCTCGCCGCCGAGGTGGCCGCGGGCGGGTGTGCGGTGGTGGGCATGTCGTACCGGCTGGCCGCCGGTGAGGTGCGGGCGGTCACCGCGCAGCCCGCCGAGCTGGCCGACGCGCCGGCCCGAGCCGCCTGA
- a CDS encoding ABATE domain-containing protein, with protein MRLVGGNLALDFINTRSGPPAGPPDDDVLTGYPELVAWAVYAGALTDAEAVALHALSGDDPDAAQAAFARALHARDHLDEIFRPLAAGRAPSTSALARLRDDAADSLAHAELEGDGGFAWTWRHDRTLARPLRPVALAAVHLLTTGALNRIKSCAGCRFVYHDESKNRSRRWCSMDDCGTAEKMRRYVAARRTRATR; from the coding sequence ATGCGCCTGGTGGGCGGCAACCTCGCGCTGGACTTCATCAACACCCGCAGCGGTCCACCCGCTGGGCCGCCGGACGACGACGTGCTGACGGGCTATCCCGAGTTGGTCGCCTGGGCGGTGTACGCCGGTGCCCTGACCGACGCGGAGGCGGTGGCGTTGCACGCGCTGTCGGGGGACGACCCGGACGCTGCGCAGGCCGCCTTCGCGCGGGCGCTGCACGCCCGCGACCACCTCGACGAGATCTTCCGGCCGTTGGCCGCCGGCCGCGCCCCGAGCACGTCGGCGCTGGCCCGGTTGCGCGATGACGCGGCGGACTCGCTCGCCCACGCGGAACTCGAAGGCGACGGCGGGTTCGCCTGGACCTGGCGGCACGACCGGACCCTCGCCCGGCCACTGCGGCCGGTGGCGCTCGCCGCCGTTCACCTGCTCACCACCGGGGCGTTGAACCGGATCAAGAGCTGCGCCGGATGCCGCTTCGTCTACCACGATGAGAGCAAGAACCGCAGTCGGCGCTGGTGCAGCATGGACGACTGCGGCACCGCCGAGAAGATGCGGCGCTATGTCGCTGCCCGGCGCACCCGGGCGACGCGATGA